One genomic region from Parachlamydia acanthamoebae encodes:
- a CDS encoding ankyrin repeat domain-containing protein, giving the protein MLNMLKTAIDIEHVMKPFDKDEVGHSSLQGKLAGSTVMLVGGVATLGLLPVFYFLTAYRKTHYWDNIANRITKLNAVQNSTVAQQAKKAQASFEQEFIQKHVLKELRFSLATKSFDKIKQEIEKNKFNVQTIDNEGYSLLHYAVLYEKTEREKRFENPRYKSHLQEVFKLLDYLKAQPSLINKETKKGDTPLSLIAENGLEQTFFQLIDNPDLNVNARNPESLTPLQLLARKPPTRAAEMARALINHPKFDLVKNVKLPQKYPATLASACEFEQLDLVLELLALPGSELVNQPTHKRLPVMAILLDFFERKKNYEGLAFLIEKRGINYDTDKNNGSLLHYALDNVELGCVKFLIKDPRIDVNALNKEGNTPLDIVKQGSEIEKLLLERGASKSADL; this is encoded by the coding sequence ATGCTTAACATGCTTAAAACTGCCATAGACATCGAACACGTGATGAAGCCCTTTGATAAAGATGAGGTGGGTCATTCCTCTCTACAAGGGAAATTGGCGGGGAGCACCGTGATGCTTGTCGGCGGAGTTGCTACATTAGGTCTGCTGCCAGTCTTTTATTTTCTGACTGCTTATCGCAAAACCCATTATTGGGACAACATTGCCAATCGAATAACAAAATTGAATGCAGTTCAAAATTCCACCGTGGCACAGCAAGCCAAAAAAGCCCAAGCTTCTTTCGAGCAAGAATTTATTCAGAAACATGTGTTAAAAGAACTGCGGTTTTCCTTAGCGACTAAGTCGTTTGACAAGATTAAACAAGAAATTGAAAAGAACAAATTTAATGTTCAGACAATTGATAATGAAGGTTATTCCCTTTTACATTACGCCGTTCTTTATGAAAAAACAGAGAGGGAAAAAAGATTTGAAAATCCCCGTTACAAAAGCCACTTGCAAGAAGTCTTTAAGTTATTAGACTATTTAAAAGCTCAACCTAGCCTGATTAATAAAGAAACAAAGAAAGGGGATACCCCCTTATCCTTAATTGCTGAAAATGGCTTAGAGCAAACATTTTTTCAACTGATAGATAATCCAGACCTAAATGTGAATGCACGCAATCCGGAGTCTTTAACACCCTTACAGCTCTTAGCCAGAAAGCCACCCACACGAGCAGCTGAGATGGCTAGGGCTCTAATCAATCATCCTAAGTTTGATTTAGTTAAAAATGTCAAGCTTCCACAAAAATATCCTGCTACATTGGCTTCAGCATGCGAATTTGAGCAATTGGATTTAGTTTTGGAGCTATTGGCTTTGCCCGGAAGTGAATTGGTCAATCAGCCGACGCATAAAAGATTACCTGTTATGGCCATACTTTTAGATTTTTTTGAGCGTAAAAAGAACTATGAGGGTTTAGCCTTTTTGATTGAAAAGAGGGGGATTAACTACGACACAGATAAAAATAATGGAAGCCTGCTTCATTATGCTTTAGACAATGTGGAATTGGGATGCGTAAAGTTTTTGATAAAGGATCCTCGCATAGACGTAAATGCCTTAAATAAAGAAGGGAACACCCCTCTAGATATTGTAAAACAAGGTTCTGAGATTGAAAAACTATTACTGGAGCGTGGGGCCTCAAAGTCAGCTGATCTTTAA
- a CDS encoding protein phosphatase 2C domain-containing protein: MTKVDATKITFENQELSIKEIESCLGGNFFGRTINRIILKARKGIWVNNQKVANKLKSLHVETLDNIYQASKTNYLKTLIVNEQRFKLANLQNKKVEVLKTLDTDSKFLTQPEMYAKFIGRLAGLIDPQAKLFHQSEVNAKFIGHARDLLDSNFRGKPDEYLKLIEHLVHLSDIPRGTALAIHDNELVWVRKDSEEWKIIPPYSESKISVNESELEFVDLDTVNLEILEEDFAVIIDGKKFSSPEHALNNEELSRAIEEFKEKLTELADGQQFQFKVDSSKPFTTLDEGLKEAEAKTNFSSNKDERFIQEQSHDDLESVAILQAKGYLPEGEFCADWVAIDTIGDMTIAIVADAAKNNQNSHEGSMELTNRFRQILISQLIKLQKDGNLTTEDVTEALTQAIIRAEFATRSEAKVIASTMACTIIIPSEEKKYAIGFCLGDARVMLKREDGTGKDLSPTEFFSSYSFAGANFGAGIRKIQPIFQELKRGDTILLGSDGFGDNMEAKTLGKSPLQALHELYEARKLDDHPKLKALAENPEEWIQRATSIKDWTGFTFTSSDDKSSLIQELHTLYSEYVLEKMANTHLAKDLYDHCTNSPLIQAGLFMLESEKNDVPKIQLIDDKYSKIGQEERQKVLEGFCRQNLERYKNFAEKMVEKEKMKNLFESWDLEPLKASDWLKDYWREFEDKIPQTILEDVRKFKLEVENHVNEHTSQFYSDIQEKHDLEVQEIYRSNLGKYKEHATKILDLNEESEKQEELFEQWENDPKEAHKWLLNKVGKPDDFSLIALTIK, encoded by the coding sequence ATGACTAAAGTAGATGCAACTAAAATAACATTTGAAAATCAAGAGCTTTCCATAAAAGAAATCGAGTCTTGCCTCGGCGGCAATTTTTTTGGAAGGACGATTAATCGTATTATTCTAAAAGCGAGAAAAGGCATTTGGGTTAATAATCAAAAAGTCGCCAATAAACTGAAATCTCTGCATGTGGAGACCCTTGATAATATTTATCAAGCATCGAAGACGAATTATTTAAAAACTCTTATTGTTAACGAGCAACGATTCAAATTGGCGAATTTACAAAATAAGAAAGTGGAGGTTCTAAAAACGCTAGATACTGATTCGAAATTCCTTACGCAACCTGAAATGTATGCGAAATTTATTGGTCGCCTAGCGGGTCTTATTGATCCACAAGCAAAATTATTTCATCAATCAGAAGTCAACGCGAAATTTATAGGACATGCTAGAGACCTTTTAGATTCTAATTTTAGAGGTAAGCCCGACGAGTATCTAAAATTGATTGAGCATCTTGTTCACCTTTCAGATATACCGCGTGGAACTGCTTTGGCAATACATGATAATGAGCTTGTATGGGTTCGTAAAGATAGCGAAGAGTGGAAAATCATTCCTCCATACTCTGAATCTAAAATAAGTGTAAATGAAAGCGAGCTTGAATTTGTTGATCTTGATACAGTCAATTTAGAAATTTTGGAAGAAGACTTTGCTGTTATCATAGATGGGAAAAAATTCTCTTCTCCTGAACATGCCTTAAATAACGAGGAGTTATCAAGGGCTATAGAAGAATTCAAAGAAAAATTGACAGAATTGGCAGATGGTCAACAATTCCAATTCAAAGTTGATTCATCAAAGCCATTTACAACCCTTGATGAAGGTCTTAAAGAGGCCGAAGCGAAAACAAATTTCTCCTCAAACAAAGATGAACGCTTTATTCAAGAGCAAAGCCATGATGATTTAGAAAGTGTGGCTATCTTGCAAGCAAAGGGATATTTACCTGAAGGAGAATTTTGTGCGGATTGGGTTGCAATAGATACTATTGGTGATATGACGATAGCGATTGTCGCTGATGCAGCAAAGAATAACCAAAATTCTCACGAAGGCTCCATGGAGCTAACAAACCGGTTTAGACAAATTCTGATTTCACAACTCATCAAGCTTCAAAAAGATGGAAATCTCACAACAGAAGACGTTACAGAGGCATTAACTCAAGCCATCATTCGAGCAGAATTTGCGACAAGGAGCGAGGCTAAAGTCATCGCTTCTACAATGGCGTGTACGATTATTATTCCCTCAGAGGAAAAGAAATATGCAATTGGATTTTGTCTAGGAGACGCTCGTGTGATGCTCAAACGAGAAGATGGAACGGGCAAAGATCTATCGCCAACGGAATTTTTTAGTTCTTATTCCTTTGCAGGTGCAAATTTCGGTGCAGGAATAAGGAAAATACAGCCTATTTTTCAAGAGCTTAAAAGAGGTGACACTATTCTTTTGGGATCTGATGGTTTTGGCGATAATATGGAAGCAAAAACGCTAGGAAAATCACCTTTACAAGCCCTCCATGAATTATATGAAGCACGTAAACTGGACGATCATCCCAAATTAAAAGCTTTGGCGGAGAATCCTGAAGAATGGATTCAACGTGCCACATCCATCAAAGATTGGACTGGATTTACCTTCACATCTTCGGATGATAAATCTTCTCTCATTCAAGAATTACATACTCTTTATTCAGAATATGTTCTTGAGAAAATGGCAAATACACACCTTGCAAAGGACCTTTACGATCACTGCACAAATTCCCCTCTAATTCAAGCCGGCTTATTCATGCTTGAATCAGAAAAAAATGATGTCCCTAAGATACAATTAATCGACGACAAGTATTCGAAAATAGGTCAAGAAGAGCGGCAAAAAGTTTTAGAAGGCTTTTGCAGACAAAATTTAGAGCGTTATAAAAATTTTGCTGAAAAAATGGTCGAAAAAGAGAAGATGAAAAATTTGTTTGAGAGTTGGGATCTTGAACCTTTGAAGGCTAGTGACTGGTTGAAAGATTATTGGAGAGAGTTCGAGGATAAGATTCCTCAAACAATTTTGGAAGATGTTCGAAAATTTAAATTAGAAGTAGAAAATCATGTGAATGAGCACACATCCCAATTTTACAGTGATATTCAAGAAAAACATGACCTTGAAGTTCAAGAGATTTACAGAAGTAATTTGGGGAAGTATAAAGAACACGCAACAAAAATCTTAGACTTGAATGAAGAAAGTGAAAAGCAAGAAGAATTGTTTGAACAATGGGAAAATGATCCTAAGGAAGCACACAAGTGGCTTTTAAACAAAGTTGGAAAGCCGGATGATTTCAGCTTAATTGCTTTAACAATAAAATAA
- a CDS encoding protein phosphatase 2C domain-containing protein yields the protein MTSKIDPPKIMFGNKELTVKQVESCVGGNLLGRTVNRIILGITKQVWINDQKVANKLKILDGDTLDKIYKATTNKIIKNLIFEQRTKVKMANLQGRKIAIIEKLDPSLRLFNHPAEYVKIVEHITRLADLPRGIVLAKHQDKLVWVRKDQEGWKVIPPLMEPQSVKEDELEFVDVDTVELEFLQKDFVLDLKGKKYPSPQNGRNNESLLKATKELKEKIAESGQGLQFKFSIGQGKSIATLDDALEASESGFVANKDERFVQALTHDKMNGMAILQAKGYLPEGEYCADWVALDNIGDMTIAIVADAAGNKKSSHDGSLELTNRFRQILTTQLVKLQKNGNLSSEDIGEALTQAIIRAELVTRSEGQMVGSTMACTIIIPSGEKRYAIGFGLGDARVMLKKEDGTAKDLTPTNFESPYSDPGPTFGAGIKKIVPIFQELRNGDTILLGSDGFGDNMEAKSLGKTPIQVLKELDLAGKLDNHPKLKAFAKNPEEWILQATSPSDWTFNTRRDDSEEAAKAREWQGSLSKESKALLQELHTLYSEHLLEEMDRADIADTIYTHCTKSPFIEASLFVLKMEESAKAKAADIDQRLKSLYQQEKDRILDELCIENLKKYKDFAIQLTDLDGKSEELTQLFKSWDEDPKLAHEWFSKDVRLSDKFKDRPGYEEAGQLKLQIDGMVNEKISPFSATLKAQQELEKAQVLDKLYRENLETYKDFAIQTTGLDKESEELTHLFASWDVIPEEAHLWLGYRAGKPDDFSLIAVTVK from the coding sequence ATGACAAGTAAGATTGATCCACCCAAAATAATGTTTGGAAATAAAGAGCTAACAGTAAAACAAGTTGAGTCATGTGTAGGAGGCAATCTCCTAGGGAGAACTGTTAACCGTATTATTTTAGGTATTACTAAACAAGTATGGATTAATGATCAAAAAGTAGCTAATAAACTTAAAATATTAGATGGCGATACTCTTGATAAAATTTACAAAGCAACAACAAATAAAATTATTAAAAATTTGATTTTCGAACAACGCACTAAAGTGAAAATGGCCAATCTACAAGGTAGAAAGATAGCCATCATAGAAAAATTGGATCCAAGTTTGCGGTTATTCAATCATCCTGCAGAATATGTAAAAATTGTCGAACATATTACACGTCTTGCAGATCTACCAAGAGGGATAGTTCTTGCAAAACATCAGGATAAATTAGTGTGGGTACGAAAGGATCAAGAAGGCTGGAAAGTAATTCCTCCTCTTATGGAACCACAAAGCGTCAAAGAGGATGAGCTTGAGTTTGTAGATGTTGATACAGTAGAATTAGAATTTTTGCAGAAAGATTTTGTGCTTGATTTAAAAGGAAAAAAATATCCATCTCCTCAGAATGGGAGAAATAACGAATCCCTCCTAAAAGCTACAAAAGAATTAAAAGAAAAAATAGCAGAGTCAGGACAAGGATTGCAATTCAAATTTTCAATTGGCCAAGGAAAGTCCATAGCAACACTTGACGATGCTCTCGAGGCATCGGAATCTGGTTTTGTAGCGAATAAAGATGAAAGATTTGTTCAGGCTCTAACGCATGATAAAATGAATGGGATGGCTATCCTTCAAGCAAAAGGCTATTTACCTGAAGGAGAATACTGCGCGGATTGGGTTGCTTTAGACAATATTGGGGATATGACAATTGCTATTGTAGCAGATGCTGCAGGAAATAAAAAGTCCTCTCATGATGGGTCTTTAGAATTAACAAATCGGTTTAGACAAATCCTTACGACGCAATTAGTCAAACTTCAAAAAAATGGAAATCTTTCATCGGAAGATATTGGTGAGGCTCTGACTCAGGCTATCATTCGAGCAGAACTTGTCACAAGGAGTGAGGGACAAATGGTCGGTTCCACAATGGCATGCACAATTATTATACCTTCCGGTGAAAAGAGATATGCAATCGGATTTGGTCTTGGTGATGCACGTGTAATGCTTAAAAAAGAAGATGGCACCGCAAAAGACTTGACTCCAACAAATTTTGAGAGCCCTTATTCTGATCCAGGACCGACTTTTGGAGCTGGTATAAAGAAAATTGTTCCCATCTTCCAAGAACTTAGGAATGGGGATACAATTTTATTAGGATCCGATGGCTTTGGTGACAATATGGAGGCTAAATCTTTGGGGAAAACGCCCATACAGGTGCTTAAAGAGCTAGATTTAGCTGGCAAGCTGGACAATCATCCTAAATTAAAAGCGTTTGCTAAAAATCCTGAAGAATGGATTTTACAGGCTACTTCTCCCAGCGATTGGACCTTCAACACAAGGAGAGATGATTCTGAGGAGGCAGCAAAAGCTCGAGAATGGCAGGGCTCTCTTAGCAAAGAATCTAAAGCCCTTCTTCAGGAGTTGCATACTCTTTATTCCGAACATCTACTTGAAGAAATGGATAGAGCTGACATTGCAGATACAATATACACGCATTGTACAAAATCACCTTTTATTGAGGCGAGTTTGTTCGTATTAAAGATGGAGGAATCTGCGAAAGCTAAAGCCGCAGACATCGATCAAAGACTAAAATCTTTGTATCAACAGGAAAAAGATCGAATTTTGGATGAGCTATGTATTGAAAATTTAAAAAAATATAAAGATTTTGCTATTCAACTGACCGATCTTGATGGAAAAAGTGAAGAACTCACACAATTATTTAAAAGTTGGGATGAAGATCCTAAACTTGCACATGAATGGTTTAGTAAAGATGTTAGACTTTCTGATAAATTCAAAGATAGACCGGGTTACGAAGAAGCTGGACAGCTCAAACTGCAAATTGATGGAATGGTCAATGAGAAGATCTCCCCTTTTTCTGCTACATTAAAAGCACAGCAAGAACTAGAAAAAGCCCAGGTTTTAGATAAATTGTATAGAGAAAATTTGGAAACATATAAAGACTTCGCGATTCAAACGACTGGTCTTGATAAAGAAAGTGAAGAACTCACACACTTGTTTGCAAGTTGGGATGTAATTCCTGAAGAAGCGCATTTGTGGCTTGGATATCGTGCAGGAAAGCCGGATGATTTCAGCTTAATTGCTGTAACGGTGAAATAA
- a CDS encoding APC family permease, with protein MGLSNSKRLGLLSIILLGINSMIGTSIFILPGKVMALVETWGPFLYLLATLFITSIALCFAKCASLFNKNGAAYLYAREAFGDFVGFEVGMMKWVISIIAWATLAVGFATGLSTLIPILAEEPFRSFLIVGQITFFTTLNLLGIHSFKFLNDMITITKLIPLLFIALIGLFFLKSEHFVLTPIHEIEQTNFKEALLMVFYAFTGFETLAVAAQEMKNPQKNIPIALVIVIGFCSLLYFLIQIVAIGVLGPQLAESVTPISDIAHALGGQWGKNVVNIGMLISIGGINLVASFMSPRVAVALAEDQLIPSFIGTKNRYESPYVAALLTALFACAIALSGNFYQLAILNVVARFTQYIPTCLALLVLRRREEWKPLINGPFYVIIPVAALILSFWLLLQVSWIQLSAGLGALLMGVPLYHFFKWKEASETLPQTD; from the coding sequence ATGGGTCTATCTAACTCGAAAAGGCTCGGTCTTTTAAGTATCATCCTGCTGGGAATTAACAGCATGATCGGTACCAGCATTTTTATTCTCCCCGGAAAAGTGATGGCTCTTGTCGAAACGTGGGGACCTTTTCTTTATCTTTTAGCCACTCTTTTTATTACATCTATCGCTCTTTGCTTCGCAAAATGTGCCTCTCTCTTCAATAAAAATGGGGCTGCTTATCTGTATGCCCGTGAAGCCTTTGGAGATTTTGTAGGATTTGAAGTTGGAATGATGAAGTGGGTAATTAGTATTATTGCATGGGCCACTTTAGCTGTAGGTTTTGCAACAGGATTAAGTACTCTAATTCCCATCCTGGCTGAAGAACCATTCCGCAGTTTTTTAATTGTCGGGCAGATCACCTTTTTCACAACTTTGAATCTACTGGGAATTCATTCATTTAAGTTTTTGAATGATATGATTACCATTACCAAACTGATTCCCCTGTTATTTATTGCTCTGATTGGCCTGTTTTTTTTAAAAAGCGAGCATTTTGTCTTAACTCCCATTCATGAAATTGAGCAGACCAATTTTAAAGAAGCACTCCTCATGGTTTTTTATGCCTTTACGGGATTTGAAACATTAGCTGTTGCAGCCCAAGAAATGAAAAATCCTCAAAAGAATATTCCTATCGCTTTAGTGATTGTGATTGGTTTTTGCTCCTTGCTCTATTTTTTAATTCAAATTGTCGCCATTGGTGTTTTAGGACCTCAACTTGCCGAAAGCGTAACTCCTATTTCTGACATCGCACATGCATTAGGCGGACAATGGGGCAAAAATGTGGTAAATATTGGGATGCTGATTTCAATTGGTGGGATTAATTTAGTCGCTTCATTTATGAGTCCGAGAGTAGCCGTTGCTTTGGCAGAAGATCAGCTCATTCCATCGTTTATCGGAACTAAGAATCGGTATGAGTCCCCTTATGTAGCTGCATTGCTAACTGCATTATTTGCATGTGCTATCGCTTTATCTGGGAACTTCTATCAGCTTGCGATTTTGAATGTTGTCGCGAGATTTACACAATATATTCCCACCTGCTTAGCTCTTTTAGTTTTGCGCAGACGTGAAGAGTGGAAACCGTTAATCAATGGTCCATTCTATGTGATTATTCCTGTCGCTGCCTTAATCTTGAGTTTTTGGCTACTTTTACAGGTTTCATGGATTCAGCTCAGCGCTGGGCTAGGTGCCCTTTTAATGGGGGTCCCTCTTTACCATTTTTTCAAGTGGAAAGAGGCTTCAGAAACTTTACCTCAAACGGATTAG
- a CDS encoding gamma-glutamyl-gamma-aminobutyrate hydrolase family protein gives MRTKKAIIGISTNFLLETAGPELGQERVYVNCSYIDVIIQAGGIPLMLPFVENEEIVREQMNQIDGLILSGGIDVNPLLYGEQPHPMIGTIFPRRDTHELHLVRIAQETNKPILGICRGLQLLNVAFGGTLYQDIPHMVNTGIQHCQKAQKHVPTHQVDLMSGTILEEIFETSSLLTNSIHHQAIKELANGFTVNAKTKDGMIEGIEKNDGHFMLGVQWHPEMMIASDTNMQKIFNYFIQKVKDYGSI, from the coding sequence ATGCGTACAAAAAAAGCAATTATCGGGATTTCAACTAATTTTTTATTAGAAACAGCGGGACCAGAACTCGGCCAAGAACGTGTATACGTGAATTGTTCCTATATTGATGTGATCATCCAGGCTGGCGGAATTCCTTTAATGCTGCCTTTCGTGGAAAATGAGGAAATTGTCCGCGAACAGATGAATCAGATTGACGGACTCATCCTCTCAGGTGGCATTGATGTGAATCCTTTGCTTTATGGAGAACAACCCCATCCCATGATTGGGACTATTTTTCCGAGACGAGATACCCACGAACTGCATCTTGTGCGAATTGCACAAGAAACGAACAAACCAATTTTAGGAATTTGCCGAGGTTTGCAATTATTAAATGTCGCATTTGGGGGAACTCTCTATCAGGATATTCCACACATGGTGAATACAGGGATTCAGCATTGCCAAAAAGCGCAAAAGCATGTCCCTACACACCAGGTTGATTTAATGTCTGGCACCATTTTAGAAGAAATCTTTGAAACATCGTCTCTTTTGACAAATAGCATTCATCATCAAGCAATTAAAGAACTCGCGAATGGTTTTACTGTCAATGCTAAGACAAAAGATGGAATGATTGAAGGAATAGAGAAGAATGATGGGCACTTCATGCTTGGTGTCCAATGGCACCCTGAAATGATGATCGCATCAGATACCAACATGCAAAAAATATTTAATTACTTTATTCAAAAAGTGAAGGATTATGGGTCTATCTAA